A genomic segment from Nicotiana tabacum cultivar K326 chromosome 7, ASM71507v2, whole genome shotgun sequence encodes:
- the LOC142162145 gene encoding uncharacterized protein LOC142162145, with translation MLLKKYNNDDVDEEVLIICDDIDDVFDLAISGVTLAAEYYLRFCLKTPSRTSFHTGFHFVKEMLEGHDKRCYEMFRMEKYIFLLFCKTLNEQYGLESTRNIIVEEMVVMFLMMVGHGVGNRMIQERFQHFGETVSRYFHQVLLACLKLATDIIKPKDPALSDVHTKLREDNRYCPYFKNYIGAIDDTHVPWWEGTTHDARIFDQALRRQNLNFPHPPAGKYYLVDSGYLTMLGYLGPYKGERYHLSDFGRNSSFRNPNEVFNFFHSSLRCTIERTFGVWKNRFSILRSMPSFKFDTQVHLVTSTMAIHNFIRRNSYTDVEFDHYANEDNMPELEEEDGQSDIHSEMQGMSSNVMELLRNRIRDDIIENSPNV, from the exons atgttattgaaaaaatataataatgacgATGTTGATGAAGAAGTTCTTATAATTTGTGATGATATTGATGATGTTTTTGATTTGGCAATTAGCGGTGTAACTCTTGCAGCAGAGTATTACTTAAGATTTTGTTTAAAGACTCCAAGCAGGACTTCTTTTCATACAGGTTTTCATTTTGTTAAAGAGATGCTTGAAGGGCATGATAAGCGTTGTTATGAGATGTTTAGAatggaaaaatatatttttctgctATTCTGCAAAACGTTAAATGAACAGTATGGCTTAGAATCAACAAGAAACATAATCGTAGAGGAGATGGTTGTTATGTTCCTAATGATGGTAGGACATGGGGTAGGGAATCGAATGATTCAAGAACGATTCCAACACTTTGGGGAGACAGTTAGCAGATATTTTCATCAAGTTTTACTAGCATGTTTGAAATTGGCTACGGACATCATTAAGCCAAAAGATCCAGCTCTTTCTGATGTTCACACTAAATTAAGAGAAGATAATAGGTACTGtccatattttaaaaattatattggaGCTATAGATGACACACATGTACCTT GGTGGGAAGGTACTACACATGATGCTAGAATATTTGATCAAGCACTTAGAAGACAAAATCTTAATTTTCCCCATCCTCCAGCAG GTAAATATTATTTAGTTGATTCAGGATATCTAACAATGTTGGGCTACTTAGGACCATATAAGGGCGAACGTTATCATCTCTCTGATTTTGGACGTAATTCAAGTTTCAGAAATCCGAATGaggttttcaattttttccatTCTAGCTTGAGATGTACAATTGAACGAACATTTGGAGTTTGGAAAAATAGATTTTCTATTTTACGTTCAATGCcatctttcaagtttgacacTCAGGTTCATCTTGTTACATCTACTATGGCTATACATAATTTTATACGAAGAAACTCTTACACCGATGTTGAGTTTGACCATTATGCAAATGAAGATAATATGCCAGagcttgaagaagaagatgggCAATCAGACATTCACTCAGAAATGCAAGGAATGTCTTCTAATGTTATGGAGTTATTACGTAATAGAATTAGAGATGATATTATTGAGAACTCTCCTAATGTATAA